Proteins encoded together in one Halogranum gelatinilyticum window:
- a CDS encoding ABC transporter permease — MSTEFGENRGTYGPGEVPPEYEQSETVEEFKSTRQRLVEGVLGDRMALFGAVVILLFVLTAAFAPYVAPYGEEQTFGFMKEPLSSSQGDFDGDGELEQVFHPLGTDSFGHDILTRLIYGAQVSLLVALATLAVAFTIGTAIGILAGYHGGWIDSLLMRYVDFQWAFPELILGVAIIALSGGLGVVNVVIAIGIAYIDDFARLIRGEVLSIREEEYIMAAQTVGMSDIRIMVKEILPNAVAPLIVQATLMLPLAILAEAGLSFLGLGVKPTTPTWGLLLSDGRQFISEAWWISVMPGLAIMLTVLAFNMFGDGLRDAFDIDEGEVEAR, encoded by the coding sequence ATGAGCACGGAATTCGGCGAGAACCGCGGCACGTACGGTCCCGGTGAGGTCCCGCCCGAGTACGAACAGTCGGAGACGGTCGAGGAGTTCAAGAGCACGCGACAGCGGCTCGTCGAGGGCGTCCTCGGCGACCGCATGGCACTGTTCGGTGCCGTCGTCATCCTGCTCTTCGTCCTCACGGCGGCCTTCGCCCCCTACGTCGCCCCCTACGGCGAGGAACAGACCTTCGGCTTCATGAAGGAGCCGCTCTCCTCCTCGCAGGGCGACTTCGACGGCGACGGCGAACTCGAACAGGTCTTTCACCCCCTTGGCACCGACTCGTTCGGCCACGACATCCTGACGCGACTCATCTACGGCGCGCAGGTCTCGTTGCTCGTCGCCTTGGCGACCTTGGCCGTCGCGTTCACCATCGGGACCGCAATCGGAATTTTGGCAGGCTACCACGGCGGCTGGATCGACAGCCTGCTGATGCGCTACGTCGACTTCCAGTGGGCCTTTCCTGAACTCATCCTCGGGGTCGCCATCATCGCCCTCTCGGGCGGGTTGGGCGTCGTCAACGTCGTCATCGCCATCGGCATCGCCTACATCGACGACTTCGCCCGCCTCATCCGCGGGGAAGTCCTCTCCATCCGCGAGGAGGAGTATATCATGGCCGCCCAGACGGTGGGGATGTCGGACATCCGCATCATGGTCAAGGAGATACTGCCGAACGCGGTCGCCCCGCTCATCGTGCAGGCGACGCTGATGCTGCCGCTCGCCATCCTCGCCGAGGCGGGGCTGTCGTTCCTCGGGCTCGGCGTCAAGCCGACGACGCCGACCTGGGGACTGCTGCTCTCGGACGGGCGGCAGTTCATCAGCGAGGCGTGGTGGATCTCGGTCATGCCCGGGCTCGCCATCATGCTGACCGTCCTCGCGTTCAATATGTTCGGTGACGGGCTCCGCGACGCCTTCGACATCGACGAAGGGGAGGTGGAGGCGCGATGA
- a CDS encoding ABC transporter permease has translation MRRYILKRVAHAVFIMWLVATTVFFGLRAIPGGPVAAMLGQESTPEAKQALRDQLGLNDPWYVQYGDWMVDLVTFDFGQSLTTSQPVADLVMQAAPRTVSIGAVAVVVGLSVAIPAGIVSATRKREPVDYLATVAAFLGLSMPAFFVGILLALIFGVWLDLLPVFGYTPLAEGVGPWFESILLPGIAVGLPYGAVVMRMMRSSLLEVLDEPYMKTALAKGVSSRVRLYKHALQNALIPVVTVAGIQLALVLVGSVTVELVFGIQGLGRLLVDSMLDRNYPVTQVVILLVSAVLVFTNLAVDLAYTAIDPRIRYGSESA, from the coding sequence ATGCGCCGGTACATCCTCAAGCGGGTCGCACACGCCGTCTTCATCATGTGGCTCGTCGCCACGACGGTCTTCTTCGGGCTGCGCGCCATCCCGGGGGGACCGGTCGCGGCGATGCTGGGCCAGGAGTCGACGCCGGAGGCGAAACAGGCCCTGCGTGACCAGCTCGGTCTCAACGACCCCTGGTACGTGCAGTACGGCGACTGGATGGTCGACCTCGTGACGTTCGACTTCGGCCAGAGCCTCACCACGAGCCAGCCCGTCGCCGACCTCGTCATGCAGGCGGCTCCGCGGACCGTCTCTATCGGGGCGGTCGCCGTCGTCGTCGGTCTCAGCGTGGCCATCCCGGCGGGCATCGTCAGTGCGACGCGAAAGCGCGAACCCGTGGACTATCTCGCCACCGTGGCGGCGTTCCTCGGGCTGTCGATGCCGGCGTTCTTCGTCGGCATCCTGCTCGCGCTGATCTTCGGCGTCTGGTTGGACCTGCTGCCGGTCTTCGGCTACACGCCGCTCGCTGAGGGTGTCGGCCCGTGGTTCGAGAGCATCCTCCTGCCCGGCATCGCCGTGGGACTGCCCTACGGTGCCGTCGTCATGCGGATGATGCGCTCGTCGCTGCTGGAAGTGCTGGACGAACCGTACATGAAGACCGCCCTGGCGAAGGGCGTCAGTTCGCGGGTGCGGCTCTACAAGCACGCGCTCCAGAACGCGCTCATCCCGGTCGTCACGGTCGCGGGCATCCAGCTCGCGCTCGTGCTCGTCGGGAGCGTCACGGTCGAACTCGTCTTCGGGATTCAGGGGCTCGGCCGCCTCCTCGTCGACTCGATGCTCGACCGCAACTATCCGGTGACACAGGTCGTCATCCTGCTCGTCTCCGCCGTCCTGGTCTTCACGAACCTCGCGGTCGACCTGGCGTACACCGCCATCGACCCGCGCATCCGCTACGGGAGTGAGTCAGCATGA
- a CDS encoding ABC transporter substrate-binding protein, whose amino-acid sequence MTASDDPEGFTDEELSGPRIDRRTTMKLLAAAGVTGLAGCTSDSGGDGGDGGSGGDGGDGGSEETEAESTESSSSMGGRLQAGWFTGSIDVLDPPYISVGQYFQVAANIFNGLVTLNEDLTIRGDLATDWTVENEGTTMTFNLREGVTFHNGDDFTADDVRYTIERTITQEAPAASKLSTLRPLDEDGVVVEDDYTVTLNFEQAMAPALIYLTRGPGRAATIVSQGAIEEMGEEAYRTAPVGTGPFMVSNHEIGSSLTLDANPDYFETDEDGNQLPYVDGIDLQPIPEAATLVNALQSGDIDFANLIPLQNLDRIQDTDSVTASIAPGVNWYGLAMNQTRDIFSSREARLGISKVIDNESFIETAYFGNALSARGPINKATNWVYREDKPDDQAYDMEAGQQLIEEAGIAGESFSIMVAQGNTRAAQAMRQQLNAAGFEVEIEQVTSSTYWERYENLDYDTTISGSVGDPDPDQSLYNFYRLPDEGGVWNWVNFEDEEVHNLLDEQRRALDRDERRDLLHQLEDRLIQQVPHAYLVHQNDIAAHTDAVSNFTHIPFMRDLSRVMVSR is encoded by the coding sequence ATGACGGCATCCGACGACCCGGAAGGGTTCACGGACGAGGAACTCAGCGGACCGAGAATCGACCGGCGGACGACCATGAAACTACTCGCGGCAGCAGGCGTCACGGGTCTCGCTGGCTGTACCAGCGACAGCGGTGGTGACGGCGGCGACGGTGGCAGTGGGGGCGACGGTGGCGACGGCGGCAGCGAGGAGACCGAGGCGGAGTCGACCGAATCGAGCAGTTCGATGGGCGGCCGACTCCAGGCTGGCTGGTTCACGGGCAGCATCGACGTGCTCGACCCACCGTACATCAGCGTCGGCCAGTACTTCCAGGTCGCAGCCAACATCTTCAACGGGCTCGTCACGTTGAACGAGGATCTGACCATCCGTGGCGACCTCGCGACCGACTGGACGGTCGAGAACGAAGGGACTACGATGACGTTCAACCTCCGTGAGGGCGTCACGTTCCACAACGGCGACGACTTCACCGCCGACGACGTCCGCTACACCATCGAGCGGACCATCACGCAGGAGGCTCCGGCCGCCTCGAAGCTCAGTACGCTCCGGCCGCTCGACGAGGACGGCGTCGTCGTCGAGGACGACTACACGGTGACGCTCAACTTCGAGCAGGCGATGGCTCCGGCGCTCATCTACCTGACGCGCGGACCGGGACGGGCGGCCACCATCGTCTCGCAGGGTGCCATCGAGGAAATGGGCGAGGAGGCCTACCGGACGGCTCCCGTTGGTACGGGACCGTTCATGGTCTCCAACCACGAGATCGGGTCGAGCCTGACGCTCGACGCCAACCCGGACTACTTCGAGACCGACGAGGACGGCAACCAGCTGCCCTACGTCGACGGCATCGACCTCCAGCCCATCCCGGAGGCGGCGACGCTCGTCAACGCGCTGCAGTCGGGCGACATCGACTTCGCGAACCTGATCCCGCTCCAGAACCTCGACCGCATCCAGGACACCGACAGCGTCACCGCCTCGATCGCCCCCGGTGTCAACTGGTACGGGCTCGCGATGAACCAGACGCGCGACATCTTCAGTTCGCGTGAGGCGCGGCTCGGTATCTCGAAGGTCATCGACAACGAGTCGTTCATCGAGACGGCCTACTTCGGCAACGCGCTGTCCGCGCGTGGTCCCATCAACAAGGCGACCAACTGGGTCTACCGCGAGGACAAACCCGACGACCAGGCCTACGACATGGAGGCCGGGCAGCAGCTCATCGAAGAGGCCGGTATCGCGGGCGAGAGCTTCAGCATCATGGTCGCACAGGGCAACACCCGGGCCGCACAGGCGATGCGCCAGCAGCTCAACGCCGCGGGCTTCGAGGTCGAAATCGAGCAGGTCACGTCCTCGACGTACTGGGAGCGGTACGAGAACCTCGACTACGACACGACCATCAGTGGCAGCGTCGGCGACCCCGACCCCGACCAGTCGCTCTACAACTTCTACCGGCTGCCCGACGAGGGCGGCGTCTGGAACTGGGTCAACTTCGAGGACGAGGAGGTCCACAACCTCCTCGACGAGCAGCGGCGTGCACTCGACCGCGACGAGCGCAGGGACCTGCTGCACCAGCTCGAAGACCGCCTCATCCAGCAGGTGCCGCACGCCTATCTCGTCCACCAGAACGACATCGCCGCCCACACGGACGCGGTGTCGAACTTCACTCACATCCCGTTCATGCGTGACCTCTCACGCGTGATGGTCTCACGCTAG
- a CDS encoding helix-turn-helix domain-containing protein — MSVNYPNITLRSRSSMTGRTSNRKRIIEVSGDPEVIPEFLAEFEAADPILELEPLSPVDRSRVYVAMTYDAYQWDSISERLSDMEVHYRNGTTITGGWERWTLYLDDDESIGDIRRSLEAAGNETELVRTVELSELNAPAQLDMFDFVQELTPRQREVLTLAIKEGYYQRNRDTSVEDLAEEVGVASTTAWEHLKRAEEKVMDELYDYLRSAPE, encoded by the coding sequence GTGAGTGTCAACTACCCGAACATCACCCTTCGCTCGCGTTCGTCGATGACGGGGCGGACGTCGAACCGGAAGCGTATCATCGAGGTCTCGGGCGACCCCGAGGTCATCCCCGAGTTCTTGGCGGAGTTCGAGGCGGCCGACCCGATTCTCGAACTCGAGCCGCTCTCGCCGGTCGACCGCTCGCGCGTGTACGTCGCGATGACGTACGACGCCTACCAGTGGGACAGCATCTCCGAGCGGCTCTCGGACATGGAGGTCCACTACCGTAACGGGACGACCATCACCGGCGGCTGGGAGCGGTGGACGCTGTATCTCGACGACGACGAGAGCATCGGCGACATCCGGCGGTCGCTGGAAGCGGCGGGTAACGAGACGGAACTCGTCCGGACCGTCGAGTTGAGCGAACTCAACGCGCCCGCACAGCTCGATATGTTCGACTTCGTCCAGGAGCTGACGCCGCGCCAGCGGGAGGTGCTGACACTCGCGATCAAAGAGGGATACTACCAGCGCAACCGCGACACCTCCGTCGAAGACCTCGCCGAGGAGGTGGGCGTCGCCTCGACGACGGCCTGGGAACATCTCAAACGCGCCGAGGAGAAGGTGATGGACGAGCTGTACGACTATCTGCGGTCCGCGCCGGAGTAG
- a CDS encoding aldo/keto reductase: MPVINESDVFHLDGETPVHRLGFGAMRLTGEDIIGDPESPENARKVLHTALARGVDFIDTADSYGPAVSERLIGEALAPYPDDLVVATKGGLLRNPDGEWLPNGDPDYLRNALLGSLDRLRVDTIDLYQYHRPDPDTPFEDSVHALAEQKDEGRIKHLGLSNVSVEQLDEARDIVDIATVQNQYNVGDRESEDVLQACEEYDIGFIPWFPLGAGDLGEKESVVADVADAHDATPQQISLAWLLHHSPVMLPIPGTSSVDHLEDNVAAASIELTDDELARLTE, from the coding sequence ATGCCTGTAATCAACGAGAGCGACGTGTTCCATCTCGACGGCGAGACACCCGTCCACCGCCTCGGCTTCGGCGCGATGCGGCTGACCGGCGAGGACATCATCGGTGACCCCGAGAGTCCCGAAAACGCCCGCAAGGTCCTGCACACCGCGCTCGCCCGCGGCGTCGACTTCATCGACACCGCCGACTCCTACGGTCCCGCGGTCAGCGAACGGCTCATCGGCGAGGCACTCGCACCCTACCCGGACGACCTCGTCGTCGCCACGAAGGGTGGACTGCTGCGCAACCCCGACGGCGAGTGGCTGCCCAACGGCGACCCGGACTATCTCCGGAACGCCCTTCTCGGCAGTCTCGACCGCCTCCGCGTCGACACCATCGACCTCTATCAGTACCACCGACCGGACCCCGACACGCCGTTCGAGGACTCCGTCCACGCGCTCGCAGAGCAGAAAGACGAGGGACGCATCAAGCATCTCGGCCTGAGCAACGTCTCGGTCGAACAGCTCGACGAGGCGCGCGACATCGTCGACATCGCGACCGTCCAGAACCAGTACAACGTCGGCGACCGCGAGTCCGAGGACGTGCTGCAGGCCTGCGAGGAGTACGATATCGGCTTCATCCCGTGGTTCCCGCTCGGCGCGGGCGACCTCGGCGAGAAGGAGTCCGTCGTCGCCGACGTCGCCGACGCCCACGACGCGACGCCCCAGCAGATCTCGCTGGCGTGGCTGCTGCATCACTCGCCGGTGATGCTGCCGATTCCGGGCACCTCCAGCGTCGACCATCTCGAAGACAACGTCGCCGCCGCGAGCATCGAGCTCACCGACGACGAACTGGCCCGACTGACGGAGTAG